The Streptomyces sp. TLI_105 DNA segment GGGTCACGGACTACGTCAAGGAGGGCCTGGCCGAGCTCGGCCCGAAGGCCGCGGCCGCCATGGGCAAGGGCGGCTCGGGCGGTGGCATCCCCGACATGGACAAGCTGCCGGCCCCGATCCGCACGGTCATGGAGGACGCGTACGGCCACGGTGTCGCCGACGTCTTCCTCTACTCGGCGCCGTTCGCGCTGCTCGCCTTCGTGGTGACGCTGTTCATCAAGGAGGTCGCGCTGAAGAGCAACGCGGCGAAGACCGACGAGAAGGTCGACGAGAAGGTCGACGCCGAGTAGGAGAGCTCCCGGCAGCGCTTCGAGCGGAGGCGCGGCCGGGTCGGGTACGGAGCGGCGGGCAGGGGACGGCCCGCCGCTCCGTCATGTCCGTCCTCAGGTGCCTTCGGACTCGCGCGCGACCATGGCCTCGATGCCGGCGATCAGGACGTCCAGGGCGTAGTCGAAGTCGCGGTCCCAGAGGGCGCCGAGGTCGTCGTGCGAGGTCCGCTCGTCGAGGATCTCCCTCAGGCCCTCGATCTGGTCCGTGAGCTCCGGGTCCTCCCGGAAGGCGTTCACCGAGTCCACGTAGAACTCGTCCTGCGACATCCCGGCCTCCGCCGCGCGCCGGCCGAACTGGGACTCGATCGTCCCGTAGCCGTACACGAACTGGAAGACCGCCGACATCGCGCTCGGCCGGCGGTCGAGGGAGAGGCCGGTCTCCTTGATCGCGTCGTGGATCTTGTGGCCGACGGCGATCGAGTTCGGGCCGATGTTGAGGTACTGGCCGGCGCTCGGCGACATCCACCCGTGGCGGACGAGCATCCGCCGGTAGTCCAGGGCGAGCAGGCGGATCCGCTCCCGCCAGTCCCCGGCGGCGTCGACCGCCGCGAGGTCGATCTCGCCGTAGACGCTGTCCATGGCGTACTCGAGGATGTCGTCCTTGGTGTCCACGTACCAGTACAGGGACATGGCCGTGACGCCCAGTTCGGTCGCGAGCTTGCGCATCGACAGCTTGGCGAGGCCCTCCTCGTCGAGCATCCGGACCGCGGCGGCGACGATCCGGTCCCGGTCGAGCCCGGCCGGACCCCCGCCGCTGCGGGTGGCCCGCTTCTCCAGCCACACGCTGGAACGCGCCGGGTTCTTGGCCCGATCGGCTGCCTTGACCATCGCGTTCCTCCGTCTGTCAGCGGTCCGTCACCATGCTAGGCAGCCACCGGCTGCTCGGGCGTCAGGGCCTTCTCCGTCCGCTCGGCCCGCTTCAGCAGGGCCGCCGCGAGCAGACCGCCCGCGAAGACGGCGATCGCGCCGACGAGCTGGCTGCTCTGGAGGCCGGAGGCGAAGGCGTCGGAGATCTGCCGCCGCTCGGCCTCGCCGCCTGCGGCGGCCAGGGCGGCCGGGAGCGAGGTCGCGGTCACGGCGACGAGCGCGGCGAAGCGGGCGTTGAGCACGGCGCCGAGGACGGCGACGCCCAGGCCGTTGCCGAACTCGGCCAGGGTGCCGTTGATCCCGGCACCCACGCCCGCCTTCTCCGGCGGGATCGCGCTCATGAGGGCGTTGGCCATGGCAGGCGAGGAGACGGCGATCCCGAAGCCCATCAGGACCAGGCCGAGCAGCATCCCCCAGTAGCTGCCGTCCGTGCCGCCGCCGAGCAGCGCGATGGAGGTGAGACCGGCGGCGACCAGCGTCATGCCGAGGACGACGGTGGGCGGGGTGCCGAGCTTCATGACGATCTTCGGGCCGACGCCGGTCAGGTTGAGGCCGACGATCGTCAGGGCGAGCGGTGCCATCCGGAGGCCGGCTTCGAGCGGCTCGTAGCCGAGGACGAACTGCAGGTGCTGGGTGAGCAGGAAGAGCGAGCCGCCCATGCCGAAGACGACCAGGATCGAACCGCCGACGGCACCGATGAACTTCTGGTTCCGGAAGAAGTGCATGTCGAGCATCGGGTACGGGGTGTGCAGCTCCCACAGCGCGAAGGCACCGAGTCCGAGGAGGCCGACGGCCGCCGGGACCAGGACCTGGACGGAGATCCAGCCGTGCTCGGGGCCGCTGATGATCGCGTACACGACGGCGGTCATGCCGATGGTGGAGAGCAGCGCGCCCAGCAGGTCGGGGCGCTCGCCCTGGGGGTTCTTGGACTCGGGGACGAGCTTGAGGACGGCCACGAGGGCGACCACCGCGACCGGGATGTTGATCAGGAAGATCATTCCCCACCAGAAGTGGTTCAGGATCACACCGCCGATCAGCGGGCCGCCGGCGAAACCGAGCGAGGCGACCGTGGACCAGAGCGCGATGGCCTTGACCCGCTCCGAGTCGTCGAAGATCTGCATCACGACGGCGAGGGTGGTGGTCATCAGGAGCGCGCCGCCGACGCCCATGCCCGCGCGGGCGGCGATCAGCTGCGCGGTGGAGTCGGCGAGACCGGCGGCGAGCGAGCCGAGGCCGAAGAGCGCGAGGCCGGCGACGAGGAGCTTCTTGCGGCCGTAGCGGTCGGCGGCGTTGCCGGCGGTGAGCAGCAGGCCGGACTGGACGAGCGAGTACGCGTTGATCATCCACTGGATGTCGGAGGTGGACGCGTGGAGTTCGGAGGTCAGGGAGGGGATGGCGACGCTGAGCACGGTGTTGTCGAGCAGCACCGTGAGCTGGGCGAGGCAGATGACGCCGAGGATCAGCCAGCGCTGGGGGTGGCCGCCGGTGGCCGCTGTCATGGGCGTGACTCCTTATACGGTGTACGAGGGGAAGGCTCGTACACCGTACAAGGAGCCTCGTACGCTGTATAGCGGTTATTTCCTCTCGGTCAGGTCGTAGAAGGCGGCGCCGCCGATCGTGGTCTTCTCGAAGGTCTCCGAGACCCAGGTGGAGATCTCGGAGTTGCCGCCGCCGGGACCGCCGCCACCGCCCG contains these protein-coding regions:
- a CDS encoding TetR/AcrR family transcriptional regulator C-terminal domain-containing protein; its protein translation is MVKAADRAKNPARSSVWLEKRATRSGGGPAGLDRDRIVAAAVRMLDEEGLAKLSMRKLATELGVTAMSLYWYVDTKDDILEYAMDSVYGEIDLAAVDAAGDWRERIRLLALDYRRMLVRHGWMSPSAGQYLNIGPNSIAVGHKIHDAIKETGLSLDRRPSAMSAVFQFVYGYGTIESQFGRRAAEAGMSQDEFYVDSVNAFREDPELTDQIEGLREILDERTSHDDLGALWDRDFDYALDVLIAGIEAMVARESEGT
- a CDS encoding DHA2 family efflux MFS transporter permease subunit is translated as MTAATGGHPQRWLILGVICLAQLTVLLDNTVLSVAIPSLTSELHASTSDIQWMINAYSLVQSGLLLTAGNAADRYGRKKLLVAGLALFGLGSLAAGLADSTAQLIAARAGMGVGGALLMTTTLAVVMQIFDDSERVKAIALWSTVASLGFAGGPLIGGVILNHFWWGMIFLINIPVAVVALVAVLKLVPESKNPQGERPDLLGALLSTIGMTAVVYAIISGPEHGWISVQVLVPAAVGLLGLGAFALWELHTPYPMLDMHFFRNQKFIGAVGGSILVVFGMGGSLFLLTQHLQFVLGYEPLEAGLRMAPLALTIVGLNLTGVGPKIVMKLGTPPTVVLGMTLVAAGLTSIALLGGGTDGSYWGMLLGLVLMGFGIAVSSPAMANALMSAIPPEKAGVGAGINGTLAEFGNGLGVAVLGAVLNARFAALVAVTATSLPAALAAAGGEAERRQISDAFASGLQSSQLVGAIAVFAGGLLAAALLKRAERTEKALTPEQPVAA